AACAACTGGGAATTCCCCCGCAACCGAAGCAACCTCTCCGGCTCCTCCCGCAAAACCCGCAGCGCCGCAAGGGAAGCCGCCGCGTTTGCCGGAGTAATCCCCACGCTGTAAACAAACCCCGGCAGCGAATACCGCAACCACCGCACCGTCCGAGCGGACCCGGCCAGATATCCCCCGCACCCGGCCAGCGACTTGGACAGCGTCCCCATCCACAGATCCACGCCAGACCGATCCACCCCGAAATGGTCGCCGATCCCAGCCCCGCGCGGACCCATCGTCCCGATGCTGTGCGCCTCGTCCACCATCAGCAACGCACCGTAACGCCGCTTAAGCTCAACCAGCGCAGGCAAATCCGCGACATCGCCGTCCATGCTGTAGACGCCCTCAACGACAATCAGCACCCGCCGGAACCGAGACCTCGACCGGCGCAGTACGTCCTCCAACCGCGTCATGTCATTGTGCGGGAACGGCTGCCGCGTTGCCCCGGAAAGCGCACAGCCTTGCAGAATGCTGTCGTGGGCAAGCGAATCATGCACGATCAGATCCTCGGGCCCGACGAGATGACCGATCGCCCCGACATTGGTCGCGTGCCCGCTCACCAGCACGAGACTGTCCTCGACCCCGAGGAACGCGGCGAGCTCCGTCTCCAGGTCGCGCGACAAATCCCGGTCCCCGGCCAGCAATCGGCTGCCGGACACCGAAGTCCCGTACCGCTCGACGGCGTCATGCACCGCCGCGGTCACCGCCGGATGTCCGGCCAGCCCGAGATAGTTGTAGCTGGAAAAGGACAAATACTCCCGCCCGGACACCGACGTCGTGGCGTCCATTCGCCCTTGGTGCTTGCGGAAATACGGGTTCGGCACACCGAGATCGTCGAATTCCCGGAGCCGCGCCTCGATAGCCGACGCCTCCGGAAATTCCTCGATCGCCGCGCTGACCGGATCCCACTCCGGAGCTGGAGCCGGGGCGGAAACCGGAGCGGCAGGCAATGAAACCGGTGCGAGCATTCCGGCCACCGCGCCCACCGTCAGCGCACCCGACTGTTCAACCTCCACCGGCAGCCCGGGAAACCGCTTGCGCAGCCGCCCCTCCAGCTCGGTGAGCATCAGCGAATCGAACCCGAGATCGTCCACCAGCAACTGTCCGGCGTACAACTCGCTGACCGGAAACGCCGTCGTCCGCGCCACTTCCTCAAGCACGACCGCCAGTACATCCCGGGCAGACGTCGTCTCCTCCGGCTCCTCGACCGGCGCCGCGGCGGCACCGAGCGGCTCCAACGTCTGCGCCTTGGCGAGCTTCGCGTCGTCGACCACCCAATGCCGACGCGGGCTCAGCGGGCTCGGCGGCAGCGTGCAGCGCGGCAGACCGTCCGCCACCGGACGCAGACCGGCCCCAGACACCGCACGCGGAGCCAACTCGGCGGGCGGACCGTCCTCGACTGCCTCCTCGCCCGGCGAAACCACCCCGGCGAACGCGCCCGGAACCAGCTCGCCGTTCGACCCGGATTCGAGCGCGACCGACGCGGCGACCAGTTTGGACACCGCGTCCGTGACATCGTCCGCGGCCACCGCGAGCCGCTCAGGAAAGAGCGTCCGGCGGGCCAACGTCCCCGCTACGGCGGCCAGCGGCGGGTTCTCGCTGCAGAGCGCCTCGGCCACCTCCCGGGCGTGCCGAGCCAGCCCGGCCCGGTCCCGCGCGGTGAGCAGCAACAGCCGCGGCGTCTCGGCGGGCGGCAGGTCCTGCGCCGCTTCCTCGACCACCACGTGCACGTTCGAGCCGCCGAAGCCGAACGCGCTCACCCCAGCGCGGCGCGGGCCGTCGCTGTCCCACGGCATCACCTGGCCGGCGACCTGGAGCCCGGCGTCCCGCAGCGGCAGATGATCCGCCGGTTCGAAATCCGGCTGCGGCAGGATCTGTCTCTTGTGGACGGACAAAATGGACTTGATCAGCCCGGCGATTCCCGCGGTGCCCAGGGAATGCCCGACGACCGACTTCGCCGCGCCGAGATACGCTGGATTCTCCGCGCCGCGGCGCAGTTCGCTCAGCGCGCTGATCTCGACGTCGTCGCCGACGGCGGTAGCGGTGCCGTGCGCTTCCAGGAAACCGACCGACGCCGGGTCGACGCCCGCGTCCCGGTAAGCCCGCCGCAACGCCAGCAGCTGACCGGCCTCCTGCGGCATCATGCCGCCCTTGACCGTGCCGTCGTTGGACAGCCCGACGCCGCGGATCACCGCGTACACCCGGTCGCCCGCCGCCCGCGCGTCCGCGAGCGGGCGCAGCACCAGGACGCCCGCCCCCTCGCCGAGCACGAACCCGTCGGCCCGGCGGTCGAACGGACGGCATTCGCCGGTCCGCGAGATCGCGCCGATCCGGCACAGGCCCACGAACAGGTCCGGGGCCAGGATCAGCTGCGCGCCGCCGGCGACGGCGATCCGGCAGCGTCCCGCGCGCAGGGCGAACACCGCGTTCGCCACCGCGGTCAGCCCGCCGGAGCAGGCCGAATCGAGCGCGTAGCTCTCTCCGTGCAGGTCGAAGACGTTGCTGATCGAACTCGGCCCCATGTTGAGCAGCAGCCCGGCCATCGCGGTGGCGTGCAGCCCGCTGACCGCGGACGCCGCCTCGGCCATCGCCGGGTCGCCCGCCCGGCCGAATTCGCCGCCGATCAGCTGCTTCATCCGCAGGTGCAGCGTGCTCATGTCGCGATATCCGCTGTCGCTGAGCGACATGATCACCGATGTGTCGTCGCGGTCGAAGCCCTCGGCCTCCCAGCCCGCGTCCTGCAGCGCCTCGCGGGTCAGGTCGACCAGGAGCCGGTGCTGCGGGTCGAGCGATTTGGCCCGCCGCGGCGGGATCTTGTAGTGCCCGGCGTCGAAGTCGCCGACCCCCTCCAGCAGCGCCATGCGGTCGGAGTAGACCGCGCCGCTGTCCCGGAAATCGTCGTTGTAGAACGCTTCGCGCCGCCACCGCGAATCCGGCACCCGCCGAAACTGCGGTTTGGGCTCGCTCAGCAGATCCCAGTACTCGTTGACGTTGCGCGCCCCCGGAAAACGGCATCCCATTCCGACAACGGCGATGTCCTGGCTATTTTCGGATTCTTCCCACCCAGATCCAGCAGACCCCATGGCATGACTTCCTCGTGCCGATCCCCACCCAGTCGACACCGAGATTGCCCGTTCTTACCCAGTTTTTCAAGGGCATTGGACATTATGCGGAGGAATGCACAGAAGCTCAACCCACGGTAGCCGGGCGATCACGCCACCAGGCCACGGTGCGGGCGATCTGATCTTTCTCCGGGGTCGGGGCGATGCCGAAGAATTCCTGTGCGGCACGGGAATCCAGCACGTAGGGGCGGTCGAACTGGTAGCGGACCTCCCGCAGTTCGCGCAACATCGGCGAAACGAGCGCGGCCGCGTTCAGTAACATCGGGGAAAGGCGTTGCACAGGCACCGGAGGGACTCCGGCCGCCTCGCACAACAGCGCCACCATCACCCGGGCGGACCGCGGCGGACCAGTCGGCACGTGCCACGCCTTCCCCCACGCCTTTTCTTCCCGCGCGGCCGCGACCAGCGTGCGCGCGACATCGGGAATGTACGTCCAACTGTGCGGGGCGTCCGGATCGCCGAGCACCTGCACCTTTTCGCCGCGCAGCACGTTCGGCACCACCCGGGACGCGAGGTGCCCGCCGTCGGTCACTCCGGGGCCGAAGAAATCGGAGGCGCGCACCTCGACCGCGCGGACGCGGCCCTCGGTGTGCAATGCGAACAGTTGTTCAGACAACAGCGCCCGGATCCGGCCCTTGGTTCCGGTGGCCGCGAGCGGCAGGTTCTCGGTGAGCGGGCCGTCCACCGGGCCGTAGCCGTACAAATTCCCCAGCGACACCAGCAGCGCGCCGTTCGCTTCGGCCGCCGCGCAGATCGAGGCCTGCAGCGGCGGCCAATCGGTCGCCCACCGATGATAGGGCGGGCTCGCGCAGCTGTAGATCGCCGTCGCGTCCTTGGTCGCTTCGATGAGCGCGGCCTCGTCGGAGGCGTCGAGCGCGACGTGCTCCAGCCCCGGTTCGTTCTCTCGCGGCGAACGGCCAATCACCCGGACTCGCTCGCCTTGTTCAGCCAGCAAGGCGGCGGTGGCCGCCCCCGCCGGTCCGTATCCGAGCACCACCTGAAGACTCATGGCGACACCCTAGCGACGGGCGCATCCCCTTCCGGCTGTTCACTACCTGGTCGCCCGCCGTTCACCGAAAGAGCGCGCCAGCGGCTGTGGAACAGGAGCCCGACACCCGGGATCCACTCGGAATTCGCCCAGGCCAGAACCAGTTTTCCGGCCCTAGTTCCGGCACTTGCGGTGGTGTATGGTCGCCGATCGTGAACGATTCCGCCAAGGTTGCCCCGCACACCGTTCCGCCCGCCGGGCGCTGAGGCCGTTCCGGGGGCGCGAATGAACACTCTGAAGATCATCTTATTCTCGCTGTCGGCGGTCTCCTCGTACGCGGCCTTGCTGTACAAGCTTTTCTCGATGCGCCGCTCGTGGCGCGACCCGGCCTACATCGTGCTGATGACGACGCTGATCCTGCAGTGCGTCACCTTCACCCTCGGCGCGCTCTCGCTCAGCATCGGCTCGCTGTTCGGGATCCCCAACCTGGCGATCTTGATCCTGCACCTGGCCGCGGTCGCGTACTGCATCAGCGCGCAGCTCCTGCTGATGCTGTGGGCGAATCCGCCGGCGGAAATCCGCACGCGAATCCGGGCATGGATCGTTTCCGGCGCGGTTCTGTTCGTCGTGCTGACCGTGCTGTTCTTCATCGGCAACAAACCGGGCACCCCGGGCACCGCTTTCGCGGTCGGCAGCAGCGACCCGGTGATCCTCACCTACCTGCTGCTGTTCATCGTTTCGCAGGCCGTGCCGTGCGTGACGATCTACCTGCAGTGCCTGCCGTACGCGCGAAGCACGTCGAGGGTCTGGCTGCGCCGGACGCTGCGGACGCTCGCGGTCGGCGCGGTCGTGCTCTTCTGCTACTGCGCCACGCGCGCGGTGAACATCGTGAGCCCGGCGCTCGGCTGGCACCTCGGCGCGTGGGCGATCCTGCCGTCGGTGTTCAGCGCGCTGGGCATCGTGATCGTGTCGTTCGGGCTGACCATGCCGTCCTGGGGCGAGCACGTCTCGTCGCTCGCGCGCTGGCAGCGCAATTACCGTTCTTATCGCGCGCTCTACCCGCTGTGGCATTCGCTGTACGAATCCTCGCCGGGCATCGCGCTGGAGCCGCCGACCGAAGGCAATCCGGATCGGCACTGGTCGGACCTGCACTACCGGCTGCACCGGCGGGTGATCGAGATCCGCGACGGCTGGCGCGCGCTGCGGCCGTACATGGACCGCGCCGACACCCCGGACGGCGACCAGGCGATGGCCGAGGCCCGCAAGATCCGCCAGGCGCTGGAGGCGAAGACCTCCGGCGTGACCCCGGCGGAAAACCAGGACAACGGCGCGTTCGACGCCCACGACGCGAAGACGTTCGCCGCCGAGGTCGCCTGGCTCACCCAGGTGTCGGAGGCTTACGGCAAGCTGGCCTGAGGCTGGGACGCGGGCCGCGGCACGTCCGGCAGCAGCGTCTGGCCCTTCGTCAGCCACGCGAACCCGAACGCGAACACCGCGAGCGACTCCAGCCACAGCGTCGGATGCAGGGCCGCGGTGGCGGCGCTGAAGAACAGGCCGTTGACCACGATCAGCACCAGGCACGCGAGCATCACGACGCCACACACCCGGTAGACGACGTTGCGCGAACGTTTGCGCGGAGTCGGCGCGCCGTCGTCCTTGGTGAACAGGAAGAGGCAGAAGAACGCGAGGGTGAGGAAGAAGATCGCGGCGAACACCAGGTGCGCGACGCCGATCGCGTGCTCGGTGGGCGTCGGCGAGACCGGCTGGGTCGGGAACAACGCGACGCCGATGCCGGCGACCGCCGCGACGTTGGCCGCGATGTCGTCGACCCGGCCGTAACCGCGGTAGGCGATCAGGAAGACGCCGATCGCGCACAACGTGCCGACGAGGACATTCCGGAGATCGCTGTAGTAATAACCGCTCAGCGAACCGAGCAGGCCGCCGCCCTCGAGCAGTTCCTTGCCGACGATCACGACGATCGGCAGCAGGATCCCGAGCACCCCGACGGCGCGGCGAAGGAACAGGTAAGAGCGCACGAAAGCGGTCATGGCACGGCTCCCCGACGTCGTGCACTCTTTGTACCTGTTCCGTCACCAGAGCACCGGGCAGACGGGGAAATCCACCGGTTCAGCCCAGGGCTTTGTCCAATTCCGCGAGCAATTTCGCCTTCGGCCGCGCGCCGACGAACGACGCCACCGGGGCGCCGTCGCGGAACAGCATCAGCGTCGGCAGCGCCATCACCTGGTACGCGCGCATCGTTTCGGGGTTCTCGTCCGTGTTGATCTCGCGCACGGTGAGGCCGGGCCGTTCCGCGGAGATCTCGGCGAGCACCGGCGCGATCATCCGGCACGGCGG
The nucleotide sequence above comes from Amycolatopsis sp. AA4. Encoded proteins:
- a CDS encoding aminotransferase class I/II-fold pyridoxal phosphate-dependent enzyme is translated as MGSAGSGWEESENSQDIAVVGMGCRFPGARNVNEYWDLLSEPKPQFRRVPDSRWRREAFYNDDFRDSGAVYSDRMALLEGVGDFDAGHYKIPPRRAKSLDPQHRLLVDLTREALQDAGWEAEGFDRDDTSVIMSLSDSGYRDMSTLHLRMKQLIGGEFGRAGDPAMAEAASAVSGLHATAMAGLLLNMGPSSISNVFDLHGESYALDSACSGGLTAVANAVFALRAGRCRIAVAGGAQLILAPDLFVGLCRIGAISRTGECRPFDRRADGFVLGEGAGVLVLRPLADARAAGDRVYAVIRGVGLSNDGTVKGGMMPQEAGQLLALRRAYRDAGVDPASVGFLEAHGTATAVGDDVEISALSELRRGAENPAYLGAAKSVVGHSLGTAGIAGLIKSILSVHKRQILPQPDFEPADHLPLRDAGLQVAGQVMPWDSDGPRRAGVSAFGFGGSNVHVVVEEAAQDLPPAETPRLLLLTARDRAGLARHAREVAEALCSENPPLAAVAGTLARRTLFPERLAVAADDVTDAVSKLVAASVALESGSNGELVPGAFAGVVSPGEEAVEDGPPAELAPRAVSGAGLRPVADGLPRCTLPPSPLSPRRHWVVDDAKLAKAQTLEPLGAAAAPVEEPEETTSARDVLAVVLEEVARTTAFPVSELYAGQLLVDDLGFDSLMLTELEGRLRKRFPGLPVEVEQSGALTVGAVAGMLAPVSLPAAPVSAPAPAPEWDPVSAAIEEFPEASAIEARLREFDDLGVPNPYFRKHQGRMDATTSVSGREYLSFSSYNYLGLAGHPAVTAAVHDAVERYGTSVSGSRLLAGDRDLSRDLETELAAFLGVEDSLVLVSGHATNVGAIGHLVGPEDLIVHDSLAHDSILQGCALSGATRQPFPHNDMTRLEDVLRRSRSRFRRVLIVVEGVYSMDGDVADLPALVELKRRYGALLMVDEAHSIGTMGPRGAGIGDHFGVDRSGVDLWMGTLSKSLAGCGGYLAGSARTVRWLRYSLPGFVYSVGITPANAAASLAALRVLREEPERLLRLRGNSQLFLELAEAAGLPTGVAGGTPIVPCVVGGSDLALRLATALYERGVVVDPILYPAVEESQARLRFFVTSEHREDQLRYAVRVLGEELGRLRVG
- a CDS encoding NAD-dependent epimerase/dehydratase family protein; translation: MSLQVVLGYGPAGAATAALLAEQGERVRVIGRSPRENEPGLEHVALDASDEAALIEATKDATAIYSCASPPYHRWATDWPPLQASICAAAEANGALLVSLGNLYGYGPVDGPLTENLPLAATGTKGRIRALLSEQLFALHTEGRVRAVEVRASDFFGPGVTDGGHLASRVVPNVLRGEKVQVLGDPDAPHSWTYIPDVARTLVAAAREEKAWGKAWHVPTGPPRSARVMVALLCEAAGVPPVPVQRLSPMLLNAAALVSPMLRELREVRYQFDRPYVLDSRAAQEFFGIAPTPEKDQIARTVAWWRDRPATVG
- a CDS encoding MAB_1171c family putative transporter → MNTLKIILFSLSAVSSYAALLYKLFSMRRSWRDPAYIVLMTTLILQCVTFTLGALSLSIGSLFGIPNLAILILHLAAVAYCISAQLLLMLWANPPAEIRTRIRAWIVSGAVLFVVLTVLFFIGNKPGTPGTAFAVGSSDPVILTYLLLFIVSQAVPCVTIYLQCLPYARSTSRVWLRRTLRTLAVGAVVLFCYCATRAVNIVSPALGWHLGAWAILPSVFSALGIVIVSFGLTMPSWGEHVSSLARWQRNYRSYRALYPLWHSLYESSPGIALEPPTEGNPDRHWSDLHYRLHRRVIEIRDGWRALRPYMDRADTPDGDQAMAEARKIRQALEAKTSGVTPAENQDNGAFDAHDAKTFAAEVAWLTQVSEAYGKLA
- the trxA gene encoding thioredoxin, which produces MTTDATFAADVLNHGQPVLVDFTADWCPPCRMIAPVLAEISAERPGLTVREINTDENPETMRAYQVMALPTLMLFRDGAPVASFVGARPKAKLLAELDKALG